In Amphiura filiformis chromosome 1, Afil_fr2py, whole genome shotgun sequence, the following are encoded in one genomic region:
- the LOC140159568 gene encoding cytochrome P450 1A1-like, with protein MMQQEKGKPLPGPRGLPLLGNILDLGEAPHVDLAQLAQKYGNVYQIRIGSRPIVVLNGVDTIRQALVRQSIDFAGRPDFTSFETMKEILGGSMTFSNYSTGWKLHRKLAESTMRHFASGRQSSAIETKVSQEVQYLVDHWSNNNEGENVLDPTTTLRLSVSNIMCSFILGTRHELDDPKLLGFLEMSDDFNTAAGAGNPVDFMPWLRYLPSRTMQNLRRVLTNFKDWFGSSIEEHNQHYEDGSEKDMLDFIISASKRRDPEELERLNLTREILQCTVYDLFGAGFDTVSSTLHWMLLYLILHQDIQKQIQDEIDEIVGRERVPNLSDRGHLPFTEAFILEVLRHSSVLPFTIPHSTTRDTNLCDFFIPKDTVVFVNLYSANYDSTKWDKPEDFNPDRFLIADGSRIDPSKTESFLPFSAGRRRCLGSEIARMELFIYMTTLLHQCNFKAADGELPSTKAVHGLTTHPNAFTMKVIRRM; from the coding sequence ATGATGCAGCAAGAAAAGGGGAAGCCATTACCAGGTCCAAGAGGACTCCCTTTACTTGGTAACATCTTGGACCTTGGAGAAGCTCCTCATGTTGATCTTGCCCAACTCGCACAAAAATATGGCAATGTGTATCAAATCCGGATCGGTAGTCGACCAATCGTCGTCCTTAACGGCGTGGACACAATCCGACAAGCTCTTGTACGGCAATCCATTGATTTTGCCGGACGCCCAGATTTCACATCTTTTGAGACCATGAAAGAGATTCTTGGTGGAAGTATGACTTTTTCCAACTATAGCACTGGGTGGAAACTGCATCGAAAGCTCGCAGAGAGTACAATGAGACATTTTGCATCTGGTAGGCAGTCTTCGGCTATTGAGACTAAGGTTTCTCAAGAAGTTCAATATTTAGTTGATCATTGGAGCAACAATAACGAAGGTGAGAATGTGTTAGATCCTACAACAACTCTGAGACTATCAGTTAGCAACATTATGTGCTCCTTTATTCTTGGTACAAGGCACGAGTTGGATGATCCAAAACTGTTGGGATTTCTAGAAATGAGCGATGATTTCAATACAGCAGCTGGTGCTGGTAATCCGGTAGATTTTATGCCCTGGTTGCGGTATCTGCCCAGTAGGACAATGCAGAATCTTCGACGTGTTTTAACCAATTTTAAGGATTGGTTTGGGTCATCCATCGAAGAGCACAACCAACATTACGAAGATGGCTCGGAGAAAGACATGTTGGACTTTATTATCTCGGCCAGTAAACGACGAGATCCAGAAGAGCTTGAACGCTTAAATTTAACTCGAGAGATCTTACAATGTACTGTGTATGATCTCTTTGGAGCTGGGTTTGATACGGTATCATCAACGCTGCATTGGATGCTGCTGTATCTTATACTGCACCAAGATATCCAGAAGCAGATACAAGACGAAATTGATGAGATAGTTGGTCGTGAACGAGTACCTAATCTCAGCGATCGCGGACATCTGCCGTTTACAGAAGCCTTCATTTTAGAAGTCTTACGCCATTCCTCCGTACTACCCTTTACAATTCCACATAGCACTACCAGAGACACTAATCTTTGTGACTTCTTCATTCCCAAAGATACCGTAGTGTTTGTCAATCTCTATTCTGCGAACTATGACTCAACTAAATGGGACAAACCAGAAGACTTTAATCCAGATCGATTCTTGATCGCAGATGGATCGCGGATTGATCCTTCGAAGACGGAATCGTTTTTACCCTTCAGCGCTGGCAGACGTCGATGTTTAGGGTCCGAAATCGCTCGAATGGAACTGTTCATCTACATGACAACACTGCTACACCAATGCAACTTCAAAGCTGCTGATGGAGAGCTTCCAAGCACCAAAGCTGTACATGGACTTACCACTCATCCAAATGCTTTCACGATGAAAGTCATTCGACGAATGTAA